A stretch of Fimbriimonadaceae bacterium DNA encodes these proteins:
- a CDS encoding beta-N-acetylhexosaminidase: protein MLSAMAMATLSTLNLVPAPVSVVPGLGTFELNAETVILASEAALGEARLFAEQIAPGTGLKLEVDEGEAPRNGAILLRLDPDRRGNTTDESYTLEVSPFQIRIDAASPSGLFYGCQTLRQMMPAATFGTQPSGPVQIPCARIEDAPRFQWRGAMLDCARHFMPKAFVMRFIDLLALHKMNSFHWHLTDDQGWRVEIKRYPKLTEIGAWRDETLVGHYGAKEPKYDGVRHGGYYTQKDIREIVAYAARRHVNVVPEIEMPGHSQAAIAAYPELGNTDTHLKVMTTWGVNPNVLNTEDSTIEFLQNVLAEVIELFPSKFIHVGGDECPKDQWKASERVQAKMKALGIQDEHEMQSWFIRQMDKWLADRGRRLIGWDEILEGGLAPGATVMSWRGIQGGITAAKSGHDVVMAPTSHLYLDYYQARPTDKEPLAIGGFLPLEKVYAFDPVPEGFTDQEAARVLGAQGQIWTEYIATPEYAEYMGFPRICALAEVVWTPQAERSYPDFLERLQGHLARLAAMKVNFRKLD, encoded by the coding sequence ATGCTCTCCGCGATGGCCATGGCGACTCTCTCCACCCTCAACCTCGTCCCCGCTCCGGTCTCCGTCGTCCCCGGGCTCGGCACGTTCGAGCTGAACGCCGAGACCGTGATCCTCGCCAGCGAGGCGGCCCTCGGCGAGGCGAGGCTCTTTGCGGAACAGATCGCGCCCGGCACCGGGCTGAAACTCGAGGTCGACGAAGGCGAGGCCCCGCGAAACGGCGCGATCCTCCTGCGGCTCGATCCGGATCGGCGAGGCAACACGACCGACGAGAGCTACACCCTCGAGGTGTCCCCCTTCCAGATCCGCATCGACGCGGCCTCGCCGTCGGGGCTGTTCTACGGGTGCCAAACCCTGCGCCAGATGATGCCCGCGGCGACCTTCGGCACCCAACCCTCGGGTCCGGTTCAGATTCCCTGCGCCCGCATCGAGGACGCGCCCCGCTTCCAATGGCGCGGCGCCATGCTCGACTGCGCGCGCCACTTCATGCCCAAGGCGTTCGTGATGCGGTTCATCGATCTCCTCGCGCTGCACAAGATGAACTCGTTCCACTGGCACCTCACGGACGACCAGGGGTGGCGCGTCGAAATCAAGCGGTACCCCAAGCTCACCGAGATCGGAGCATGGCGCGACGAAACCCTCGTCGGCCACTACGGCGCCAAGGAGCCGAAGTACGACGGCGTGCGCCACGGCGGCTACTACACCCAGAAGGATATCCGCGAGATCGTCGCCTACGCCGCGCGCCGGCACGTGAACGTGGTGCCCGAAATCGAGATGCCCGGCCACTCCCAGGCGGCCATCGCCGCGTATCCCGAACTCGGCAACACGGACACGCATCTCAAGGTGATGACCACGTGGGGAGTGAACCCGAACGTGCTCAACACCGAAGACTCCACCATCGAGTTCCTGCAGAACGTGCTGGCGGAAGTGATCGAGCTGTTCCCCTCGAAGTTCATCCACGTCGGCGGCGACGAGTGTCCCAAGGACCAGTGGAAGGCCAGCGAGCGCGTGCAGGCGAAGATGAAGGCCCTGGGGATCCAGGACGAGCATGAGATGCAGTCGTGGTTCATCCGCCAAATGGACAAGTGGCTCGCCGACCGCGGCCGCCGTCTCATCGGGTGGGACGAGATCCTCGAAGGAGGGCTCGCACCGGGGGCGACGGTCATGTCCTGGCGCGGCATCCAAGGCGGCATCACCGCCGCGAAGTCCGGCCACGACGTCGTGATGGCGCCCACGAGCCACCTCTACCTCGACTACTATCAGGCGAGGCCCACCGATAAGGAACCCCTGGCGATCGGAGGGTTCCTGCCGCTTGAAAAGGTGTACGCGTTCGACCCGGTGCCCGAGGGCTTCACCGACCAGGAGGCCGCCCGCGTCCTCGGGGCCCAGGGCCAGATCTGGACCGAGTACATCGCCACGCCGGAGTATGCGGAGTACATGGGCTTTCCCCGCATCTGCGCACTCGCCGAGGTCGTATGGACGCCCCAGGCGGAGCGCTCCTACCCCGATTTCCTGGAGCGGCTCCAGGGCCACCTCGCGCGGCTCGCGGCGATGAAGGTGAACTTCCGAAAGCTGGATTGA